The Methylomicrobium agile genome has a segment encoding these proteins:
- a CDS encoding transposase yields MKAAQIHGPKNISYDTVPDPAIRDDRDMILKVTATAICGSDLHMYSGGIPQVRPMVMSHEFMGIVEECTAVPGIRGFDAGKGVKGRKRHLLVDILGWLMAVVVTAASVQDRDGARRSVVERTFGWLNHSRRLSKSHERLTRTDETWIYIAMTRLMLNRLV; encoded by the coding sequence ATGAAAGCAGCCCAAATACACGGCCCGAAAAATATTTCGTACGATACCGTTCCCGATCCAGCGATTCGCGACGACAGGGATATGATTCTAAAAGTTACCGCCACGGCCATCTGCGGCTCCGATCTGCATATGTATTCCGGCGGAATCCCGCAAGTGCGCCCGATGGTGATGAGCCACGAATTCATGGGTATCGTGGAAGAATGCACTGCCGTTCCTGGGATACGTGGCTTCGATGCCGGGAAAGGGGTTAAGGGCCGCAAACGCCATCTTCTGGTGGATATCCTGGGTTGGCTCATGGCCGTCGTCGTGACCGCCGCCAGTGTACAAGACCGGGACGGCGCGCGCCGGTCGGTAGTCGAGCGTACCTTCGGCTGGTTGAACCACTCGCGCCGCCTCAGCAAAAGTCATGAGCGTCTCACTCGCACGGACGAAACCTGGATTTATATCGCCATGACCCGTCTGATGTTGAATCGCCTGGTTTGA
- a CDS encoding patatin-like phospholipase family protein, with the protein MATNKLQQKLGLALSGGGFRASYFHIGVLAQMAEQGLLRDVEVISAVSGGSIIAALYYLHAKKLLESKPDDEVKDQNYVDLVKRIETDFKKATDRNIRLRTFADFRSNLKMAAANYSRSDRISELYNAYLYRNVLNDVSDPVRMRELKIHPPGEPDDFHPRTGNARRKAKVPILNLNATVLNNGQDWQFTAQTMGEPLGDIDVELPETVTPADIYRRAPSYADIAPHQQNFELGHAVGASACVPGLFPPLAVSGLYRDEDDNIRIQLVDGGVYDNQGIEALLWTGCTHFIVSDASLQLAVEDEPDTDTLPVLLRASNCVTPDRLRSETLDNLFDTFGRDKTAFMHLRKDLGIRKIPWIDQDGKPAEGGAPSFPPETGEFGIAPEIQELLATVRTDLDAFSEVEAYSLMLDGYRMSAPELDAFRDNNGFGTAQAQPLASWSFLAIAPKIDAPSPDLLKQLKVSGLRFGKAMMLIPALSALITALMLLLLVLLWPLLKQAFEFEIPLGVIAVLVAVVAAYQHLMKWERMFAFVKPLRLSIDAIKRIVLNVVPALLLMPVIWIYLRLINPLYLWRGRVDNLDLSAAERWKHFLKWLRSNAA; encoded by the coding sequence ATGGCAACAAACAAACTACAACAAAAACTCGGGTTGGCTCTTTCCGGCGGCGGTTTTCGGGCCTCGTACTTCCACATCGGCGTACTGGCGCAAATGGCCGAGCAGGGCCTGTTGCGCGATGTGGAAGTGATCTCCGCCGTTTCCGGCGGGTCGATCATTGCCGCGCTGTACTACCTCCATGCCAAAAAACTGCTGGAGTCCAAACCGGATGACGAAGTGAAGGACCAGAACTATGTCGACCTCGTCAAACGGATTGAAACCGATTTCAAAAAGGCGACGGACCGAAACATCCGCTTGCGCACCTTCGCCGATTTCCGCTCCAACCTCAAGATGGCCGCGGCCAATTATTCCCGCAGCGACCGCATCTCCGAACTCTATAACGCCTATCTCTACCGGAACGTACTGAACGACGTTTCCGACCCGGTGCGGATGCGGGAACTGAAGATTCATCCTCCGGGCGAGCCGGATGATTTTCATCCCAGGACCGGAAATGCCCGCCGAAAAGCCAAAGTGCCGATCCTGAACCTCAACGCGACAGTGTTGAACAACGGGCAGGATTGGCAATTCACCGCCCAAACCATGGGCGAACCGCTGGGAGATATAGACGTCGAACTGCCGGAAACGGTTACCCCCGCCGACATCTACCGTAGAGCGCCGTCTTACGCGGACATCGCTCCCCACCAGCAGAATTTCGAACTCGGCCATGCCGTAGGAGCGTCCGCCTGCGTTCCGGGCCTGTTTCCGCCGCTCGCGGTCAGCGGGCTTTACCGGGACGAAGACGATAACATCCGCATCCAGCTGGTCGACGGCGGGGTATACGACAACCAGGGCATCGAGGCGTTGTTGTGGACCGGCTGCACCCACTTCATCGTCAGCGACGCTTCCCTGCAATTGGCCGTCGAAGACGAACCGGATACGGATACGCTTCCGGTGCTGCTGCGCGCCTCGAACTGCGTGACGCCCGACCGGCTCCGGAGCGAAACCCTCGATAACCTGTTCGATACTTTCGGACGCGACAAAACCGCTTTCATGCATTTGCGCAAAGATCTGGGGATTCGCAAGATTCCCTGGATCGATCAGGACGGCAAGCCCGCCGAAGGCGGCGCTCCCTCCTTTCCGCCTGAAACCGGGGAATTCGGGATCGCTCCCGAAATACAGGAGCTCCTGGCCACCGTACGCACCGACCTGGATGCGTTCAGCGAAGTCGAAGCCTATTCGCTGATGCTGGACGGTTACCGGATGAGCGCCCCGGAACTCGATGCCTTCAGGGACAATAACGGGTTCGGGACGGCACAAGCCCAACCCCTTGCCTCGTGGAGCTTTCTGGCCATCGCGCCGAAGATCGACGCGCCGAGCCCCGATCTTCTCAAACAGTTGAAGGTATCCGGGCTGCGCTTCGGGAAAGCGATGATGCTGATTCCTGCGCTCTCGGCCCTGATCACCGCGCTGATGCTGCTTCTGCTGGTATTGCTCTGGCCTCTCCTGAAGCAGGCGTTCGAATTCGAAATTCCGCTCGGCGTGATCGCGGTTCTGGTGGCGGTCGTGGCGGCATATCAACACTTAATGAAATGGGAGCGGATGTTCGCCTTCGTGAAGCCGTTGCGGCTGTCCATCGATGCGATCAAACGCATCGTCTTGAATGTGGTCCCGGCGCTGCTTCTGATGCCGGTCATTTGGATTTATCTCAGGCTGATCAATCCGCTTTACCTGTGGCGGGGCAGAGTCGACAACCTCGACCTGAGTGCGGCGGAACGATGGAAACACTTCTTGAAATGGCTAAGGTCAAACGCAGCCTGA
- the lplT gene encoding lysophospholipid transporter LplT, with protein MHKPSNPFAAADPVPADAPLRAASSTARGFHTILAAQFFSSLGDNALLFAAIALLESMQAPAWQIPVLQQFFVFAFILLAPFVGAYADALPKGQVMFISNSIKTAGCLAMLFGLHPLIAYGFVGLGAALYSPAKYGILTEYLPAERLVWANGWMEGLTVAAIILGAIFGGLLIGPRTEDLIVQRLNGLAFNGGIDTAPEFAILAVLGIYLVAAILNCFIPKLAIEHALTHRDPVSLVREFRQSFRMLWQDPLGQVSLAVTSLFWGAGTSLRFIILAWSAAALNFDREQATQLTAVVALGLAAGSVIAAKSVPVMHAVKVLPLGIAMGLVVLAMAWVSDWRLATLLLLAIGILAGSFLIPMNALLQHRGHLLMGSGHSVAVQNFNENLSILLMLGAYSLMIKAGFSIQTVVIAFGLFIALSMAAIHRLHGHDQDSNP; from the coding sequence ATGCATAAACCCTCGAACCCTTTTGCCGCCGCCGATCCGGTTCCCGCCGATGCGCCCCTGCGCGCCGCATCTTCGACAGCCCGCGGTTTCCACACGATCCTGGCCGCGCAGTTCTTTTCCTCGCTCGGCGACAACGCGCTGCTGTTCGCGGCGATCGCGCTGCTCGAATCGATGCAGGCGCCCGCCTGGCAAATCCCGGTGCTGCAGCAGTTCTTCGTGTTCGCGTTCATTCTGCTGGCCCCGTTTGTGGGCGCCTACGCGGATGCGCTGCCGAAAGGCCAGGTGATGTTCATCAGCAACAGCATCAAGACGGCCGGCTGCCTGGCGATGCTGTTCGGCCTGCATCCTTTGATCGCCTACGGCTTTGTCGGCCTCGGCGCGGCGCTGTATTCGCCGGCGAAATACGGGATTCTGACCGAATATCTGCCGGCCGAAAGGCTGGTCTGGGCGAACGGCTGGATGGAAGGGCTGACCGTCGCCGCGATCATTCTGGGCGCCATTTTCGGCGGTTTGCTGATCGGGCCGCGCACCGAAGACCTGATCGTGCAGCGGTTGAACGGGCTGGCTTTCAACGGCGGCATCGATACCGCGCCCGAATTCGCGATTCTGGCGGTCCTGGGCATTTACCTGGTCGCGGCCATACTGAATTGCTTCATCCCGAAACTGGCGATCGAGCACGCGTTGACGCATCGCGATCCGGTCTCGCTGGTCAGGGAGTTCCGGCAGAGTTTCCGGATGCTCTGGCAAGATCCGCTGGGCCAGGTTTCGCTGGCGGTCACCTCGCTGTTCTGGGGCGCCGGCACCAGCCTGCGCTTCATCATTCTGGCCTGGTCGGCCGCCGCCTTGAATTTCGACCGGGAACAGGCGACGCAGTTGACCGCAGTCGTCGCGCTCGGCCTGGCGGCCGGCTCGGTGATTGCCGCCAAATCGGTGCCGGTGATGCATGCGGTCAAGGTCCTGCCGCTCGGCATCGCGATGGGGCTGGTCGTGCTGGCGATGGCGTGGGTGAGCGACTGGCGCCTGGCCACGCTGCTGCTGCTTGCGATCGGCATCCTGGCCGGCAGTTTCCTGATTCCGATGAACGCCCTGCTCCAGCACCGCGGGCATTTGCTGATGGGGTCGGGCCATTCGGTCGCGGTGCAGAACTTCAACGAGAACCTGAGCATTCTGCTGATGCTCGGCGCTTATTCCCTGATGATCAAGGCCGGTTTTTCAATCCAGACCGTCGTGATCGCCTTCGGTTTGTTCATCGCGCTCAGCATGGCCGCGATCCATCGCCTTCACGGCCACGATCAGGATTCGAACCCGTAA
- a CDS encoding UDP-2,3-diacylglucosamine diphosphatase, translating into MDNPTYRTIWISDLHLGSAQCQADVLLDFLKQTESEKLYLVGDIIDFWSLSKKMYWPREHNTVIQKLLRKARHGTQIIYVPGNHDENVRDYHNYVFGDIVVKNTDVHTTVLGKQFLVVHGDEYDTIAQYHQWIARLGSAGYDFLLWINRILRPVRRWLGIQSHFSLAAYVKFKVKNIVQFISDYEKSIVSTLRDKGLDGVICGHIHHAEIKEMEGFLYVNTGDFVESCTAIVEHFDGSLELMHWLKQDEPALAAQIALEAHVHD; encoded by the coding sequence ATGGATAACCCTACCTACCGCACCATCTGGATTTCAGACCTTCACCTCGGTTCCGCGCAATGCCAGGCGGACGTGCTGCTCGATTTTTTGAAACAGACCGAGAGCGAAAAACTTTACCTGGTCGGCGACATCATCGATTTCTGGTCGCTGTCGAAAAAAATGTACTGGCCACGCGAGCACAATACGGTGATACAGAAACTGCTCCGCAAGGCCCGCCACGGCACCCAGATTATTTACGTGCCCGGTAACCATGACGAAAATGTGCGCGACTACCACAATTACGTGTTCGGGGATATCGTGGTCAAAAATACGGACGTGCATACCACCGTCCTGGGCAAGCAGTTTCTGGTGGTGCACGGCGACGAATACGACACGATCGCTCAATATCACCAGTGGATCGCCAGACTCGGCAGCGCCGGCTACGACTTTCTGTTATGGATCAACCGCATCTTGCGTCCGGTCAGGCGCTGGCTCGGCATCCAGTCGCATTTCTCGCTGGCCGCCTACGTGAAGTTCAAAGTCAAAAACATCGTGCAGTTCATTTCCGATTACGAAAAAAGCATCGTCAGCACGTTGCGCGACAAAGGGCTGGACGGCGTGATCTGCGGCCACATCCACCATGCCGAAATCAAGGAAATGGAAGGCTTCCTATACGTGAATACCGGGGATTTCGTCGAAAGCTGCACCGCGATCGTCGAGCATTTCGACGGCAGCCTGGAACTGATGCATTGGCTCAAACAGGATGAGCCGGCGCTTGCGGCGCAAATCGCTCTCGAAGCCCACGTTCATGATTGA